From a single Glycine soja cultivar W05 chromosome 19, ASM419377v2, whole genome shotgun sequence genomic region:
- the LOC114398276 gene encoding GRF1-interacting factor 1-like isoform X2 has translation MHMLLLLSDFNYALSDCYLDENKSLILKIVESQNSGKLSECAENQARLQRNLMYLAAIADSQPQPPTMSGQYPPSGMMQQGAQYMQAQQQAQQMTPQQLMAARSSLLYAQQPYSALQQQQAMHSALGSSSGLHMLQSEGSNVNVGGGFPDFVRGGSSTGEGLHSGGRGIIGSSKQEMGGSSEGRGEGGENLYLKVADDGN, from the exons ATGCACATGCTTCTCTTACTTTCAGACTTCAATTACGCCCTCTCTGACTGT TATCTGGATGAGAACAAGTCCTTAATTCTGAAGATTGTTGAAAGCCAGAATTCTGGCAAGCTGAGCGAGTGTGCCGA GAACCAAGCAAGGCTTCAGAGAAATCTCATGTACTTAGCTGCAATAGCTGATTCTCAACCCCAACCACCCACCATGTCTGGTCAG TACCCTCCGAGTGGGATGATGCAGCAGGGAGCACAGTACATGCAGGCTCAACAACAGGCACAGCAGATGACACCACAACAACTAATGGCAGCACGCTCATCTCTTTTGTACGCACAGCAGCCGTACTCAGCACTTCAACAGCAGCAAGCCATGCACAGCGCACTGGGGTCGAGTTCGGGGCTCCACATGCTGCAAAGTGAAGGCAGCAATGTGAATGTGGGAGGAGGGTTTCCTGACTTTGTGCGTGGCGGCAGCTCCACAGGGGAGGGTTTGCACAGTGGTGGAAGGGGTATCATTGGAAGTAGCAAGCAGGAAATGGGGGGTTCAAGTGAAGGCCGCGGTGAAGGGGGTGAAAACCTCTACCTCAAAGTTGCTGATGATGGAAACTAG
- the LOC114400722 gene encoding inositol phosphorylceramide glucuronosyltransferase 1-like isoform X2 has translation MKSNDVTHWLCSILFCIVLVCVQFEGCVGSKTKKTDEAYVTLLYGDEFLLGVRVLGKSIRNTGSNKDMVVLVSDGVSDYAKSLLRADGWIVEMISLLANPNRVRPKRFWGVYTKLKIFNMTDYKKVVYLDADTIVVKNIDDLFKCGKFCANLKHSERLNSGVMVVEPSATLFNDMMSKIKTTASYTGGDQGFLNSYYSGFPNAHVFEPNLSPEMFSSRPIPEMERLSTLYNADVGLYMLANKWMVDENELRVIHYTLGPLKPWDWWTSWLLKPVDVWQDVREQLDESLPGTGGGQNSKDSFLVKFLFLLPFCALLFCCYHSFTKNQGYFSTLCRSSLCDQVRHLYYRIRSNGPLAYNSISTSTTNSVHQLLNGAQNKAPAYLGGISVCVCFVVAVVSLGLALLIVPRQVMPWTGLLLMYEWTFTIFFILFGGYIHLIYQWGKIVGSRVASSLSQPGSDYDSEKRHQRQISSCDVATWYYGLGMALLAIAAPSLPCLFGITALFLRLGLMVVGGIILASFMTYASEHLAIRSFLKGFDERENARNSGSCFLC, from the exons ATGAAATCAAATGATGTTACACATTGGTTATGTTCGATACTATTTTGCATAGTTTTAGTTTGTGTTCAATTTGAAGGATGTGTGGGATCCAAGACTAAGAAAACGGACGAGGCATACGTCACTCTTTTGTACGGGGATGAATTCTTGTTGGGTGTTCGAGTTCTGGGCAAATCAATACGGAACACTGGATCCAACAAGGACATGGTCGTGTTGGTCTCCGATGGTGTGTCTGATTATGCCAAAAGCCTACTCCGG GCTGATGGGTGGATAGTGGAGATGATTAGTTTACTGGCTAATCCTAATCGAGTGCGTCCAAAGAGATTTTGGGGTGTCTACACAAAGCTCAAAATATTTAACATGACTGACTACAAGAAag TTGTTTACCTTGATGCGGACACTATTGTGGTTAAAAATATTGATGATCTTTTCAAGTGTGGGAAATTCTGTGCTAATTTAAAGCATTCTGAGAGGTTGAATTCGGGAGTCATGGTTGTGGAGCCATCTGCAACTCTTTTTAATGACATGATGAGCAAAATAAAAACTACTGCATCTTACACTGGAG GCGATCAAGGATTTCTCAATTCATATTACTCTGGATTTCCCAATGCACATGTTTTTGAGCCAAATTTGAGCCCAGAGATGTTTAGTTCCAGACCCATTCCTGAAATGGAGCGACTATCAACACTGTATAATGCTGATGTTGGTCTTTACATGCTTGCTAACAAG TGGATGGTAGATGAGAATGAACTCCGTGTGATTCACTATACACTGGGCCCCCTTAAGCCTTGGGACTGGTGGACGTCTTGGCTTTTGAAACCTGTTGATGTCTGGCAG GATGTAAGGGAGCAGCTTGATGAATCCCTTCCTGGAACAGGAGGGGGCCAGAATTCTAAAGACAGTTTTCTTGTGAAATTTCTGTTTCTGCTACCATTCTGTGCTTTACTCTTCTGCTGCTATCATTCATTTACAAAG AATCAAGGGTACTTCAGTACACTTTGCAGAAGCTCACTATGTGATCAAGTCAGACACCTTTATTATAGGATTAGATCAAATGGACCACTTGCATATAATAGTATTTCGACATCAACAACCAATTCAGTCCATCAG CTCTTAAATGGTGCTCAGAACAAGGCTCCTGCATATTTGGGTGGCATTTCTGTCTGTGTCTGTTTTGTGGTTGCAGTGGTGTCTCTGGGACTAGCTCTCTTGATTGTTCCTCGGCAAGTGATGCCATGGACTGGATTGCTTTTGATGTATGAATGGACAttcacaattttctttatattatttGGAGGTTATATCCATTTGATTTATCAGTGGGGAAAAATAGTGGGATCACGCGTAGCATCTTCCTTGTCACAGCCTGGGTCTGATTATGATTCCGAAAAAC GTCATCAGCGACAGATATCATCTTGTGATGTTGCTACATGGTACTATGGTTTAGGGATGGCCCTGTTGGCCATTGCAGCTCCATCGTTGCCTTGTCTTTTTGGAATTACTGCCTTGTTTTTAAG gTTAGGTTTGATGGTTGTTGGGGGCATAATATTGGCTTCTTTCATGACATATGCTTCCGAACATCTTGCTATCCGATCATTTCTCAAAGGCTTTGATGAGCGCGAAAATGCTCGAAATAGTGGCTCATGTTTCTTATGTTGA
- the LOC114399360 gene encoding uncharacterized protein LOC114399360 isoform X1, with translation MDWAFVHKTWDKWASTNIGYSGHPLKAALLINYDPTGPSRLLSTIAEQEGIRANPIELSHFVDFIKQNKLQSELFIIGSNQYLVTSIHENWFSARCINTSKPAGEGAIVIQTAAYILVALYEGSIGPASRAMAAADQLTWQLGRKNL, from the exons ATGGATTGGGCTTTTGTGCATAAAACCTGGGATAAGTGGGCTTCTACAAACATTGGTTATTCTG GTCATCCGTTAAAAGCTGCTTTGCTAATTAATTATGACCCGACTGGACCATCTCGATTGTTATCTACCAT TGCTGAACAAGAAGGGATAAGAGCTAATCCCATTGAATTGAGTCACTTTGTGGActtcatcaaacaaaataaactcCAGTCCGAGCTCTTCATTATTGGGTCCAATCAGT ACTTGGTCACGTCAATTCATGAGAACTGGTTTAGTGCAAGGTGTATAAACACATCGAAGCCTGCCGGTGAAGGTGCAATTGTTATACAAACAGCAGCTTATATCTTGGTTGCTCT GTACGAAGGTTCCATTGGTCCAGCATCTCGGGCTATGGCAGCTGCTGATCAGTTAACTTGGCAATTAGGGcgaaaaaatctttaa
- the LOC114398276 gene encoding GRF1-interacting factor 1-like isoform X1, whose amino-acid sequence MQQHLMQMQPMMAAYYPNNVTTDHIQQYLDENKSLILKIVESQNSGKLSECAENQARLQRNLMYLAAIADSQPQPPTMSGQYPPSGMMQQGAQYMQAQQQAQQMTPQQLMAARSSLLYAQQPYSALQQQQAMHSALGSSSGLHMLQSEGSNVNVGGGFPDFVRGGSSTGEGLHSGGRGIIGSSKQEMGGSSEGRGEGGENLYLKVADDGN is encoded by the exons ATGCAGCAGCACCTGATGCAGATGCAGCCCATGATGGCAGCCTACTACCCCAACAACGTCACCACTGATCACATTCAGCAG TATCTGGATGAGAACAAGTCCTTAATTCTGAAGATTGTTGAAAGCCAGAATTCTGGCAAGCTGAGCGAGTGTGCCGA GAACCAAGCAAGGCTTCAGAGAAATCTCATGTACTTAGCTGCAATAGCTGATTCTCAACCCCAACCACCCACCATGTCTGGTCAG TACCCTCCGAGTGGGATGATGCAGCAGGGAGCACAGTACATGCAGGCTCAACAACAGGCACAGCAGATGACACCACAACAACTAATGGCAGCACGCTCATCTCTTTTGTACGCACAGCAGCCGTACTCAGCACTTCAACAGCAGCAAGCCATGCACAGCGCACTGGGGTCGAGTTCGGGGCTCCACATGCTGCAAAGTGAAGGCAGCAATGTGAATGTGGGAGGAGGGTTTCCTGACTTTGTGCGTGGCGGCAGCTCCACAGGGGAGGGTTTGCACAGTGGTGGAAGGGGTATCATTGGAAGTAGCAAGCAGGAAATGGGGGGTTCAAGTGAAGGCCGCGGTGAAGGGGGTGAAAACCTCTACCTCAAAGTTGCTGATGATGGAAACTAG
- the LOC114398475 gene encoding F-box protein At5g03970-like isoform X2 — protein MKRNSVYPSALNCDDILHEILLRIPPPTISKLIIVSKIWLRVICSPSFRQCYLRQWGQSFRLLGFFVCNFLYLGRPRDGYRRPRWEPALPILSTCKDGDDLKLSGILKHLGYFIDSSKGIILSGFHPKTYYVYNTVTKQKYELPEPQQFYKVLCMALIVEEYLDSDICYKVIRARCECKLKERNTVSIETYSSKTRQWKQSTLMCSTTFALCPRTAAMVVGGVVHWFAMWGKLAIYDPRLGDRYIALIKLPTGVLTHEHEESVLGESSDGLLQYGQSNNLGLEIWILEKESGANSSIYCNCTHLKYKWILRWRLNFKVLWKQMPSLSTHSKETQILSFLPQNSTSIFIRSGWNILLCDLETKTVEIVNYQGRGGTISWESSKVVPYFLPAWPHTSSVSVS, from the coding sequence ATGAAACGTAATAGTGTTTATCCCTCTGCACTTAACTGTGATGACATCTTGCATGAGATCCTACTTCGAATACCACCACCAACTATCTCCAAATTAATTATCGTATCAAAAATATGGTTGCGTGTGATATGCAGTCCTTCATTTCGTCAATGCTACTTGAGGCAATGGGGACAAAGTTTTCGACTTTTGGGTTTTTTTGTTTGCAACTTTTTATATCTTGGAAGACCTCGTGATGGCTATCGTCGCCCTCGTTGGGAGCCTGCGCTCCCAATCTTGTCCACTTGCAAAGATGGTGATGATTTGAAACTTTCTGGAATCCTCAAACATCTTGGGTACTTCATTGATAGTTCCAAAGGAATTATTCTTTCTGGTTTCCATCCAAAGACATATTATGTGTACAATACTGTGACCAAGCAAAAGTATGAACTCCCAGAACCTCAGCAGTTCTATAAAGTTCTGTGCATGGCATTGATTGTTGAGGAATATCTTGATAGTGACATATGCTACAAGGTGATCCGTGCAAGATGTGAATGCAAACTTAAGGAACGCAACACTGTCTCAATTGAGACTTATTCATCAAAAACTAGACAATGGAAGCAATCCACTCTGATGTGCTCCACAACTTTTGCATTGTGCCCAAGGACGGCAGCTATGGTGGTTGGAGGGGTTGTACACTGGTTTGCAATGTGGGGAAAACTTGCCATTTATGATCCTCGTCTTGGAGACAGGTATATAGCCTTGATTAAACTACCAACAGGTGTGTTAACACATGAGCATGAGGAATCTGTTCTTGGGGAGTCATCTGATGGGCTTTTGCAGTATGGCCAGAGCAATAATTTGGGCCTGGAGATATGGATACTTGAGAAGGAATCAGGAGCCAACTCATCTATTTACTGCAACTGCACTCATCTGAAGTACAAGTGGATTCTGAGGTGGAGATTAAACTTTAAAGTATTATGGAAGCAGATGCCGTCTTTAAGCACACATTCTAAAGAAACCCAGATATTGTCATTCCTTCCTCAGAATTCTACTTCTATCTTCATTAGGTCGGGGTGGAATATTTTGCTGTGTGATTTGGAGACCAAAACGGTGGAAATTGTCAATTATCAGGGTCGTGGAGGAACCATTTCATGGGAATCTAGCAAAGTAGTTCCTTACTTTCTACCAGCTTGGCCACACACTTCCTCGGTGTCGGTGTCATGA
- the LOC114400722 gene encoding inositol phosphorylceramide glucuronosyltransferase 1-like isoform X1: MKSNDVTHWLCSILFCIVLVCVQFEGCVGSKTKKTDEAYVTLLYGDEFLLGVRVLGKSIRNTGSNKDMVVLVSDGVSDYAKSLLRADGWIVEMISLLANPNRVRPKRFWGVYTKLKIFNMTDYKKVVYLDADTIVVKNIDDLFKCGKFCANLKHSERLNSGVMVVEPSATLFNDMMSKIKTTASYTGGDQGFLNSYYSGFPNAHVFEPNLSPEMFSSRPIPEMERLSTLYNADVGLYMLANKWMVDENELRVIHYTLGPLKPWDWWTSWLLKPVDVWQDVREQLDESLPGTGGGQNSKDSFLVKFLFLLPFCALLFCCYHSFTKNQGYFSTLCRSSLCDQVRHLYYRIRSNGPLAYNSISTSTTNSVHQQLLNGAQNKAPAYLGGISVCVCFVVAVVSLGLALLIVPRQVMPWTGLLLMYEWTFTIFFILFGGYIHLIYQWGKIVGSRVASSLSQPGSDYDSEKRHQRQISSCDVATWYYGLGMALLAIAAPSLPCLFGITALFLRLGLMVVGGIILASFMTYASEHLAIRSFLKGFDERENARNSGSCFLC, encoded by the exons ATGAAATCAAATGATGTTACACATTGGTTATGTTCGATACTATTTTGCATAGTTTTAGTTTGTGTTCAATTTGAAGGATGTGTGGGATCCAAGACTAAGAAAACGGACGAGGCATACGTCACTCTTTTGTACGGGGATGAATTCTTGTTGGGTGTTCGAGTTCTGGGCAAATCAATACGGAACACTGGATCCAACAAGGACATGGTCGTGTTGGTCTCCGATGGTGTGTCTGATTATGCCAAAAGCCTACTCCGG GCTGATGGGTGGATAGTGGAGATGATTAGTTTACTGGCTAATCCTAATCGAGTGCGTCCAAAGAGATTTTGGGGTGTCTACACAAAGCTCAAAATATTTAACATGACTGACTACAAGAAag TTGTTTACCTTGATGCGGACACTATTGTGGTTAAAAATATTGATGATCTTTTCAAGTGTGGGAAATTCTGTGCTAATTTAAAGCATTCTGAGAGGTTGAATTCGGGAGTCATGGTTGTGGAGCCATCTGCAACTCTTTTTAATGACATGATGAGCAAAATAAAAACTACTGCATCTTACACTGGAG GCGATCAAGGATTTCTCAATTCATATTACTCTGGATTTCCCAATGCACATGTTTTTGAGCCAAATTTGAGCCCAGAGATGTTTAGTTCCAGACCCATTCCTGAAATGGAGCGACTATCAACACTGTATAATGCTGATGTTGGTCTTTACATGCTTGCTAACAAG TGGATGGTAGATGAGAATGAACTCCGTGTGATTCACTATACACTGGGCCCCCTTAAGCCTTGGGACTGGTGGACGTCTTGGCTTTTGAAACCTGTTGATGTCTGGCAG GATGTAAGGGAGCAGCTTGATGAATCCCTTCCTGGAACAGGAGGGGGCCAGAATTCTAAAGACAGTTTTCTTGTGAAATTTCTGTTTCTGCTACCATTCTGTGCTTTACTCTTCTGCTGCTATCATTCATTTACAAAG AATCAAGGGTACTTCAGTACACTTTGCAGAAGCTCACTATGTGATCAAGTCAGACACCTTTATTATAGGATTAGATCAAATGGACCACTTGCATATAATAGTATTTCGACATCAACAACCAATTCAGTCCATCAG CAGCTCTTAAATGGTGCTCAGAACAAGGCTCCTGCATATTTGGGTGGCATTTCTGTCTGTGTCTGTTTTGTGGTTGCAGTGGTGTCTCTGGGACTAGCTCTCTTGATTGTTCCTCGGCAAGTGATGCCATGGACTGGATTGCTTTTGATGTATGAATGGACAttcacaattttctttatattatttGGAGGTTATATCCATTTGATTTATCAGTGGGGAAAAATAGTGGGATCACGCGTAGCATCTTCCTTGTCACAGCCTGGGTCTGATTATGATTCCGAAAAAC GTCATCAGCGACAGATATCATCTTGTGATGTTGCTACATGGTACTATGGTTTAGGGATGGCCCTGTTGGCCATTGCAGCTCCATCGTTGCCTTGTCTTTTTGGAATTACTGCCTTGTTTTTAAG gTTAGGTTTGATGGTTGTTGGGGGCATAATATTGGCTTCTTTCATGACATATGCTTCCGAACATCTTGCTATCCGATCATTTCTCAAAGGCTTTGATGAGCGCGAAAATGCTCGAAATAGTGGCTCATGTTTCTTATGTTGA
- the LOC114399360 gene encoding uncharacterized protein LOC114399360 isoform X2 — MDWAFVHKTWDKWASTNIGYSGHPLKAALLINYDPTGPSRLLSTIAEQEGIRANPIELSHFVDFIKQNKLQSELFIIGSNQYLVTSIHENWFSARCINTSKPAGEGAIVIQTAAYILVALFTGTKVPLVQHLGLWQLLIS; from the exons ATGGATTGGGCTTTTGTGCATAAAACCTGGGATAAGTGGGCTTCTACAAACATTGGTTATTCTG GTCATCCGTTAAAAGCTGCTTTGCTAATTAATTATGACCCGACTGGACCATCTCGATTGTTATCTACCAT TGCTGAACAAGAAGGGATAAGAGCTAATCCCATTGAATTGAGTCACTTTGTGGActtcatcaaacaaaataaactcCAGTCCGAGCTCTTCATTATTGGGTCCAATCAGT ACTTGGTCACGTCAATTCATGAGAACTGGTTTAGTGCAAGGTGTATAAACACATCGAAGCCTGCCGGTGAAGGTGCAATTGTTATACAAACAGCAGCTTATATCTTGGTTGCTCT TTTCACAGGTACGAAGGTTCCATTGGTCCAGCATCTCGGGCTATGGCAGCTGCTGATCAGTTAA
- the LOC114398475 gene encoding F-box protein At5g03970-like isoform X1, whose protein sequence is MHRKLSPLKPQILKDITGLTETERMKRNSVYPSALNCDDILHEILLRIPPPTISKLIIVSKIWLRVICSPSFRQCYLRQWGQSFRLLGFFVCNFLYLGRPRDGYRRPRWEPALPILSTCKDGDDLKLSGILKHLGYFIDSSKGIILSGFHPKTYYVYNTVTKQKYELPEPQQFYKVLCMALIVEEYLDSDICYKVIRARCECKLKERNTVSIETYSSKTRQWKQSTLMCSTTFALCPRTAAMVVGGVVHWFAMWGKLAIYDPRLGDRYIALIKLPTGVLTHEHEESVLGESSDGLLQYGQSNNLGLEIWILEKESGANSSIYCNCTHLKYKWILRWRLNFKVLWKQMPSLSTHSKETQILSFLPQNSTSIFIRSGWNILLCDLETKTVEIVNYQGRGGTISWESSKVVPYFLPAWPHTSSVSVS, encoded by the exons ATGCACCGCAAGCTCTCACctttgaagccccaaattttaaAA GATATAACTGGCCTGACAGAAACTGAGAGGATGAAACGTAATAGTGTTTATCCCTCTGCACTTAACTGTGATGACATCTTGCATGAGATCCTACTTCGAATACCACCACCAACTATCTCCAAATTAATTATCGTATCAAAAATATGGTTGCGTGTGATATGCAGTCCTTCATTTCGTCAATGCTACTTGAGGCAATGGGGACAAAGTTTTCGACTTTTGGGTTTTTTTGTTTGCAACTTTTTATATCTTGGAAGACCTCGTGATGGCTATCGTCGCCCTCGTTGGGAGCCTGCGCTCCCAATCTTGTCCACTTGCAAAGATGGTGATGATTTGAAACTTTCTGGAATCCTCAAACATCTTGGGTACTTCATTGATAGTTCCAAAGGAATTATTCTTTCTGGTTTCCATCCAAAGACATATTATGTGTACAATACTGTGACCAAGCAAAAGTATGAACTCCCAGAACCTCAGCAGTTCTATAAAGTTCTGTGCATGGCATTGATTGTTGAGGAATATCTTGATAGTGACATATGCTACAAGGTGATCCGTGCAAGATGTGAATGCAAACTTAAGGAACGCAACACTGTCTCAATTGAGACTTATTCATCAAAAACTAGACAATGGAAGCAATCCACTCTGATGTGCTCCACAACTTTTGCATTGTGCCCAAGGACGGCAGCTATGGTGGTTGGAGGGGTTGTACACTGGTTTGCAATGTGGGGAAAACTTGCCATTTATGATCCTCGTCTTGGAGACAGGTATATAGCCTTGATTAAACTACCAACAGGTGTGTTAACACATGAGCATGAGGAATCTGTTCTTGGGGAGTCATCTGATGGGCTTTTGCAGTATGGCCAGAGCAATAATTTGGGCCTGGAGATATGGATACTTGAGAAGGAATCAGGAGCCAACTCATCTATTTACTGCAACTGCACTCATCTGAAGTACAAGTGGATTCTGAGGTGGAGATTAAACTTTAAAGTATTATGGAAGCAGATGCCGTCTTTAAGCACACATTCTAAAGAAACCCAGATATTGTCATTCCTTCCTCAGAATTCTACTTCTATCTTCATTAGGTCGGGGTGGAATATTTTGCTGTGTGATTTGGAGACCAAAACGGTGGAAATTGTCAATTATCAGGGTCGTGGAGGAACCATTTCATGGGAATCTAGCAAAGTAGTTCCTTACTTTCTACCAGCTTGGCCACACACTTCCTCGGTGTCGGTGTCATGA